A portion of the Kiritimatiellia bacterium genome contains these proteins:
- a CDS encoding glycosyltransferase family 2 protein, protein MKTSSMPRVWAVTLGFNNAADTVECLQSVVRSKGVDLRLLLVDNASRDDTVERVLKEFPAAGVIRLKENTGFARGFNVGLVHALREGADFVFMVNNDTTIAPDLLRRLVDAAAAEPRAAILVPKIYYYDEPKVVWSAGARFRAFPPAIVIRRGRAEDDGSLDAPLDLPFATTCALGFPRRALETLGLLDRNFFFFSEDYDLSLRARGAGELIRFVPEAHMWHKVSKSTKVGSPNPFFWRTYGRSTRIFCRKHRRAHPWMTGPAHLLYVLLRMIAEGKRFGVRPFLEGWREGGRAEVLPVPQADGKGVDEGTLVRAATPL, encoded by the coding sequence ATGAAGACCTCTTCCATGCCCCGCGTCTGGGCCGTGACGCTGGGGTTCAACAACGCCGCGGACACGGTCGAGTGCCTGCAAAGCGTCGTCCGCAGCAAGGGCGTGGACCTTCGGCTGCTGCTGGTGGACAACGCCAGCCGCGACGACACGGTGGAGCGCGTCCTGAAGGAATTCCCGGCGGCCGGCGTGATCCGGCTCAAGGAGAACACCGGGTTCGCCCGGGGCTTCAACGTGGGACTGGTCCACGCGCTGCGCGAGGGCGCCGACTTCGTCTTCATGGTCAATAATGACACGACCATCGCCCCCGACCTGCTGCGGCGGCTGGTTGACGCCGCCGCGGCGGAGCCCCGCGCCGCGATCCTCGTGCCGAAAATCTACTACTACGACGAGCCGAAGGTCGTCTGGTCCGCCGGGGCCCGGTTCCGCGCCTTCCCGCCGGCGATCGTCATCCGGCGCGGCCGCGCGGAGGATGACGGGAGCCTCGACGCGCCGCTCGACCTTCCCTTCGCCACGACCTGCGCCCTCGGCTTCCCGCGCCGGGCGCTGGAAACCCTGGGCCTGCTGGACCGGAATTTTTTCTTCTTCAGCGAGGACTACGACCTGTCCCTGCGCGCGCGCGGGGCGGGAGAACTGATCCGGTTCGTGCCGGAGGCGCACATGTGGCACAAGGTCTCCAAGTCCACGAAGGTCGGCTCGCCCAACCCGTTCTTCTGGCGGACCTACGGGCGCAGCACGCGGATCTTCTGCCGCAAGCACCGCCGGGCCCACCCGTGGATGACCGGTCCCGCGCACCTGCTCTACGTCCTTCTGCGGATGATCGCCGAGGGCAAGCGGTTCGGGGTCCGGCCTTTTCTCGAAGGCTGGCGCGAGGGCGGCCGCGCGGAGGTGCTGCCCGTGCCGCAAGCCGACGGGAAGGGCGTGGACGAAGGCACGCTCGTCCGCGCCGCAACCCCGTTGTGA